DNA sequence from the Thamnophis elegans isolate rThaEle1 chromosome 4, rThaEle1.pri, whole genome shotgun sequence genome:
TATTATTTTGTAATCTGTTTTTCAGCAAGCAAAGTGCTTTTTAAATACTCGACATCGCCAAATAAATTGGGCACTATCTGTCAGGAATATTATTGGCGGTTGTCCCATTGAAATTTCCCCCCCAATTACTTAAATTCTAGAGCTtaaagcagcaaaaaggaaagaTACAATCCTGAAATTCCCAAGGTGTCTAATTCGGGATCAGAATGTCAGTTTACCACACGTGAGTTAGCAAACAAAACTAGGTTATGAACAAAAAGGGTTTATTCAAACAATTAgattgggagggggaaaaacctgAAATTCTATGGTTCTTAAACACTGAAAAGAGCAATTATTCAAACTTTAGGTAGTAAAGCTCAACATTTCACATGAATTGCACCCATCCATCCACAAACAAGCAACTCTAAGCTTGGATGTTGGTCAACTTTACATCACCGTCCACTTCGAGCAGATTTATCTGAAGCAGGTTACATATGCGATGCTTGTAGTCAAACTGATGTTGTCCATTCACAGCCACCTTAAAGCAGTGTTCTTCACACTGAATCCAGAtctataaaaagaaaatgcacatTTGTGATCACTTTAATGGGACCCGATAGTATAACTCAGgtctttaaatttttattttatttatctatgaaCATCACAAATTGCCCATTTCCCAGACAGGAAAGCAGCAAAGGTGTTTCACAGAAGCACCTGCAAGATCTGATGATGTCCTCAGTCACTAAATGATGAGTATCCAGAACAACTAAAAGTAACTTTGATACAGATTTTAACTCAGTTCTGCGACTTTAACCCAGTACATGGATTGGTACTGCACCCCAAATTTGGATTTACCTTGGAATCATATTTCAATTTTACAAATTTAAATCAGAATAAATGCTTAGCAATAAGGTTGAAATGGATACATTGCATTAATACCATATAATTTATGCATTATATTATTAGTAACATAGTataatgtattgttttatttggCTATTTATGTTGTGCTAAACATGGTTCTGATATTTATTGCTAGTTGAGGTTTAACAGTGATTTTAGTTGGTGACTGAACTGTAAAACAGTGATTTGCTTTACGGCCACTGTAAAagtggttgtaaaatcaggtctggTAACAGGAtgacttgacttacaactgcaccAACTTATGACCAAAAATCCAGTCCTAATTTTCATTGTAAGCAGTGCAGCTTTTAAAGGAGGGTTGTTGTATGGGCGAACCAAGGATCCTGAAATCTATGCATTAGGCTAGCCTGATAAATGCAAATTTAAGTCAGTTCACACGATCTTCTGGCCCGGGTGGAGCAACCAGACTGCTTTGACTTACAATAAAGGGTTGGCCACGCATCAGAGGCATCCCAAAAGGCAGGTCTCGCTCCTCTGACCCCCAGCTCATGTTGAGTTTAGAGTTTCGAACAATCACGTTCTGATCAAACCGTGGGTTGAGATGGAATGCAGTATCGTTCTCTGCTTTCAGATTGATGTGGAACCTACATAAAAAGACCCAAATGTTGCACAATTAGCAGGAAACTATCCACATCTAGAAACTACACAATGAACATTCCAACTTCTGAAGATATTATATTGCTGATTCAAAAGCCATTATTAATCTCAAAGGTGTGTGAACCTGGTGAGCAAGAATCTTTTTGCCAAAAATTCTCTTTTTTAAGGATTTAATAGAGAGATCTGGAAAAAAGGGGTCACTTGATAAATGATTACGGtaggtagaaagatagatagtAGTAAATAGATCAAGATACAGAGATAGTTaggtgatatagatagatagatagatagatagatagatagatgatagatagatagatagatagatagatagatagatagatagatagatagatagatagatagtcagagTCTGTAGCTATCCAGCTagcacacaagtaaataattcagcatGATTCATTTGtagaagaaacttctttatatacaatataaaacatgatgcatgtatacaatacccatgcaggTCTTGCAACGTggtagagagaagaagaagaagaagaagtagcaaGTACAAGGACAAGACGTAGAAAGAAATACTCTCAAGCAAAGACATACCAATTCTTATATACACAGAACAGTTAAGCTAATCCACACTCAGGCTCTGACCCATCTCACATGGCTCATAACAAATCCTGTGTCTCAGTCACCAAACACTTCACATTGGCTGGCTTGTTATGGCTATTCCAGTTCATAAATTCTTAaacactagatagatagatagatagatagataggtaggtaggtaggtaggtaggtaggtaggtaggtaggtaggtaggtatggatggatggatggatggatggatggatggagagggagagagacatctttttttcagagtataagacgcaccaaggttttgaaggggcaaactaaaaaaaaagtaggtaggtagatagagggctacagagggagagaaagagaaatacagtaggtaggtagagagagagagagagtagttaggtaggaaggtagataaagggagaaagagagagagagaaatacggtagatagatagggagagaggggggtaggtaggtaaggagagggagagggagggagcgagacaaagagagagaaatacagcaggtaggtagggagagagtaggtaggtaggtagatgtttccaggtgtatttatccaagtgctggagaaggaaatcactgacaatctgcagcacctaagacttggtttctgttggcacagcacttgatcaatctaactCTCattaatcagttaaagagctttccaaagggggggggggttgcgctctgcaaacctcccaaaaatggccctttaaaaaaaaaagcataaatagccttaggggggcttgcagagtgctccggggggggggggggggcaacaacgagaaaaaaacagcctattttttgtCAAACAATTGCATGCCTAGCACATgtaggcttatagaatgctcctggggtctggaggggcaaaattgagcaaaacacggcccattttttgctcgtttctgccctccccagtccccaggagctctctgaaagcctcctaaaagctgtgcgtggccattttggtgaagtgggcggggtttcagaaggcaaagaaatgctgtattcaatgtataagatgccccAGATTTTTCAGccctcttttttgagaaaaaaggtgcgacttatactctgaaaaatacagtgggagggagggagagagggagggagggagggagggatagatagatgatagagatatacaCACCTAGATGATAAGACagttagagacagacagacaacaataTTTCTTAGTCTTTACCTCTGAGCAGAAGGGAACACAGAGCCTGAAACTATTATTGGTTTGGATGGGCAAAAGCCCCCAATGATGGTAGCTTGGTAAGGGAGAGACTGTGGAgagaacacaaacacaaacaataTTAGAATtaatctgcctcccccccccccattttgtcccTTCAAGTAATCAGAAATGGCAATAACAGACTTcaataccgcttcacagccctctctaagtggattacacagtcagcttattgccctcaacaatctggatcctcattttacctcagaaggatggaagactgagtcaaccttgagcctggtgagactcgaactgtcaaagtgcaggcagccggcaggcagcagaagtagcctgcagtactgcactctaaccactgcaccaccatggctcaccaGCAAAGACCTACTGGGTTCAGTGGAGTGAGTCTGAAAAAATCAAAATGTCTAAGGCCACCACATAATCAAATCCGGGCTCTTTTTAACGGGGATGCTCCTTCTCATAAAAAGAGGACAGAGCTTCTATTGCCATGTTGAATGTTTTGACCTCCTTCTGGGGACATCTTTGATTATCCACCTAAGTGTAGCTTTTTCCCCTGAGAAAACACCAATGGTCCTTCTGGTCATGGTGGCAAATGTCCATGATGGCCTTAGCCTCCGGCATCTTTCAGATTTTCCAGATCATGCAAGCCGAACCGTGATTCACTGCTACCTCTTTAGATTTTTTCTATAAAAGGTTTTCTGGTCCAAGCCATTCAGATTTCCCACAACGCCCAAGGAGCCTAATTAAACCTGGTGCATTGTGGGAAATTCCAATGATGCTCGGCACTGATTCCTTCCTATTGCAGCTCTTATTACAAAAGATACATCAAATTACTACGGTTGGGTTCATACtggttcattttattagatatctTAGATTTATGCCCTCCTTGTCTTCTGGAGCCTTGGGGGTCTTATATAACACTCCCCCCTCCATTATCTTCACATAACAATGACACAATGAGGCTGGTTGAGCTGTGAGAGAAAAACACCTCCAAAGCCCCCCATGGCAGACGAGGGGCTTGAAGCTGAGTTCAACACCTAATAGCCACCCAAATTTGCTCTCAGCCATGCTTAATCCTTAAGACATGTTAACAACTCCCAGTTGCTGAGTTTCCATATCAGGCACAGCCTACACCAAATCAATAACATTATGGCTGAATGTGATTGTCAAGGCTGCCGTCATTTGCTTGAGTTTCACCTTCGCTATCAGGACGGGAGTCGAAGGGGAAGGGGTTGAATGCTTGGGGGAAAGTAAAATTAATGGAGCCAACTACTCATCGTACCATCCGAGATATAATGGTGGGTtacggatcccgttgcaaccggtatggttgcaaaGGGGGCCGCGTCCTCCACACAAACGCACGCAGCGTGCGCACACATGTGAACAGCATGTGCATGGTCTTACCATCCaacggagtgttgcgcaggcactgtacacgcTGTGCGCGTAAgcgccgaagagtttaaagacaggtaaggagcgagggcgggcgggtggtacccagtgctccaggcaggctctggtacacccgtaccggggcgtaccgcctgcagcccaccactgcagAAATACCAACTCAAGGTCAAAACTCCGGGAATGGAATGCAATGACTCACCAACTCATCTGTCGTTGAAGCAACTGTTCCCAAAACtatttattcaaatatatttggaCAATAAGGGacaaggggaggagaggaattgGATGGGGAAAGTTAACCAGGGAATTCTGGCATGCGAACGTTAGTTCTGGTTTTTGCTAGACTGTAATCCACTTGGCTCTTAGTAAAGTATACCTTTCACTACAAATGGAGTCAAGGGTCTTTCTTGACTAAAGGACCAAGTCGGGCAGATCTGACAGCGATGGCCTGATTCCCATAATGTGCAAATATGGTGACTGGGTTCTCATGCTGAGCCAAAATTCCTACCCATGCTCCATTGTGCCCATTTTAGAGGATTCCTACCTGAGTAAGTATCAGATCCCTAAATGTGTGGGACTTGGGACTTTCATAATTCCATGTTAGCCTAGGGGTGAAATCCTTCCTAATTGATGGGCCAGAAAAAATGACTTAAGTGCAAATATTGCTAATATGATAAAAGACTTACATAAAGTTGTGGCTGAAAGCATTGTACAATGTGATAGGCACTTGGctatgaagaaaaaagaatagcagTTAGAATTTTACATGTGaaggttttagattttttttttaaaaaaaccaaacatacACATAAACCAAACGTTTATCAAAAAGGTTGGGAATCCAACAATTCCTTAAAGCAGGACTGATAGTAATTCCTACTCGGTAAGACACATTTTTAATCTTGGTTTCTCCTCCTTCAGCAAGAGTTAACTGCTTTGTTATGCCAGCTACAAATCGTCTGCCATTTTAGTTACCCATAGAGAATAGGGatccggtggctcagtggctaagaagctgagcttgaaGGTTGGCagtggacagcgctggctcttcggctttgaaacggagatgaacaccgccccctagagtccggaacgactagcccagatgtgcaaggggaacctttgcttATGCTGTTATTCTTCTCTAAACATGTATTGAGCTCCATCTAGTGGCGAAAGATAAaactttttattgtttaaaaagttGGTTTTATGATATTATTTTGGCCGTACAGAATGCCCACCCTCTCTCAttccggggtggggggaggggacccTAGGTGCATCCTGAGAAGCCAGACTCCAGATATTCTAAGATTCTGAGGAAACAAAATCATCTGGAAGAATCCAGTCTAATCTGTGGCATATGTTCATTGAAGGACAAAAATCTATGTCCCTATAGCATTGTTGGTGAAACTTGCACTTTATCTGTAATTTATTATACCAGCAACTCAacattgtttattttgtattcgGCTTCTTACcatatgtatttctattttttcccagTTTCACCATCTTGTTCCTTTAATAAAGTGTCGAGATCTAGATAGATCAGGGGTGtgttggattttccagagggagcctccttgtggagcactgtgaagccgttaccatggcaactccattatgctgtagaagccattttaaggcagtacggtagaaaccattttaaggcacaaaaggctgtatcttaacagaacacacaacaCCGGGGAGTGTTAGGGGTGGtccttacccccatagtatttgtttccagagaggagtaagtcatctatgtatcaagtttggttgaaattgctcaaggtgttccagagctATGGtggagaaaaacacacacacacacacacacacacacacacacacacacacacacttttatatagatagatataaaaggaCTGTATGTCATACCTATGAGaacattcccagaattccttagacagaaagctggctgaggaattctgggagttgaagtccacaagtcttaaacttgccaaggttggagacccctgctctaaatcagtggttctccatctcagcaactttaagttgtgtggacttcaactcccagaattccgcaggcAGTGAAAAACACTTCTTAGATGGTACAGATAGTTTTGCTTAATGAGCGGTCATTTAGCGACGCTCCAAGGTTACGACAAACGCCTGGTACTTATAACCCAATTTTTGACAAAGACTTACACACACCTCTAGTCACATGACCTCATTTTGCACACTGACTCAATTTTTAtcagttgcagtgttccatggTCCTGTGACtgcaatttatttgtttatttttggttagtttccagtctttttttggctggtttgtgctaaaaaaaaacccacgccCATAGGAGTGGACTCGCTTTATGACTGCTGCGTTTTGCTTAACATGCGTCACAAAAACGGTTTGTAAAATCAGCTCTGTCATGTGGGAACCTCCACTTATGACGATCATGGCTTAACGACAGGAATTCTAGGCTCCCATTaccgtcgtaagttgaggactacctgaaattaCAATACAAAAATGTGGCGCTTTCTGACATCCTCTCACAACAATCCCGCTAAGCttcaaaagagggagagaagcgaTAGGTGCTGCACTGCCGCTGGTCCTGTCCGAGCTCCTCCCCCAAAAATCAAAGATGGCGACTAATGCCATGCGATCAAAGTTGTGTCTCTGTTGAAGTGCATCATGTTTTTGACACACATGAGGGATTGCTGGCATTAGGCCACCACCAGGACCTTATTTTGATTTTCCCTCCTCAAATCACTTGGGAAACTGTCAGAAAATCTTTGCATTATTCAAagagtggaaggaaagaagaaagggaatatATTGATCCACCCATTTAATCCCAAGAAAAATAAGGGTACCCATTTGTTTATCAGAGGAAGGCAGGAGAGGTGTTTTTTAAGTAAAATGAAATCAATGGAATACCTACATTTAGCCCTTGGAAGCTGATCGAGACAACATCTAGTTCTCCTGAAATTCCGATGGTATCTACCCGGGAAAGAGGGATTCTGTGTTTGAATTCCAAAAACAGATTTCCATCGACGAAAACTGGCCCAAACAGAAGGGAGCAACTTGTCATATCAAGTCACACAAGAACAACAGAGAAGAAATGTCTCTGGAGATTTTCTATCACCCAGCAATTATATACTGCCCCATGGAGCTTTAGAGCCTGctggtggtttacaatgtcagcaattgccccccccccatctgggtcctcatttactgacCTCAGACAGAAGGCTGATCAAcactgagccagtcaggatcaaacccaGACTggtggcagagtcagcctgcaaatacttcattctaacctctgtgccaccagggctccagtcacagttgtcccaaaggtgctttttccaaaaggcaactggatttcttcactttttctttgaaaatgttttgcttctcatccaagaagcttcttcagttctgaagtccagttgtcttttggaaaaagcagctttgggacaagaagagaaggaagcaaaataTTGTTCGGACTCAGCTAACAAGCTAACCCCAGTTAGTACGTCATGAAGGCCAACTGGGAAGTCACAAACCATATTTTAGAAATGATAAGGACTAGATTCCTCAGAAACTCTTAAACCAAGTTGAGATAACTGgttgtgctgccccagcagtagtatagatagtgtaggaattaagagctgtctcctttaagaaattaCCTCCTGGGAAATGTAGACAGAggctgccttatgggaaatgcagttccatgacatgtgatcataTCTGTGTgtctgattggccactggggcgTTCTGCCTGTGCGCAGAACAAAGCTGGTCATTTTAAATGCCATTGTGAACCAGAGAAGCAACCTGTGTGCCTCCTCTCAACGTGGGAGCCaattcatcatctttttacaccccCTGATGGGAAAGTCAGACTGTACTGTAAGGTTtgttattaagaatgcctgataataaacttgatctgaatgagattcctaagcgtggagttaaccgCATACCCCGAGCAAGCCTATAGCGCTGGtggtgcttgacttacaaccaatggCCTAGTGACAGATGATCCAAAAGATACAACCTTGTTGCAAAGTTACAACCTCTCTCTCCCAATTGTGTTTTGGGAACATGGCAATCAGTCTGCATCAAAGCCATTTGCAGTTTCCCActgtcacatgactgtgatttgtGATGTTTTTATAGGAAATCAGCATTTACTcccaatttttggcaaaaatgacCCATAATGAAGAATGGGCTGTCTTGCTtctcaccttagaaagaggtgtattacaattaaaaaacccttgaatgtactaaaagaggaaaaggcaattcaaacatggtttcagtatggccattacaggccagatggaaaaaagatcaaaaaatcggttttatgcaaaatgaggatacTTTActaaacaaattagggatcaaagtccatgcatataaagagatgatataatgtattaatagagatggattcggaaacagaattagttaaagactgtatgataaagtgggcacaaaattttgacgAACCATAacgttggatacatgggaaaaagatttgggtaagaaatgtaaaatttacacaagcctaaaatttgagagaaaacttttataagatgttttataaatGGCATTAGATCCTTAAAAACTGGCCtttatgtatccgaatttacaacctaaatgttggagatgtgattgtcttcGATGCTACATACtgtcatatatggtggacttgtaaaaaggtaaaagcattttggataaaaatacggtggattatgcaaaatgttctttaaaaaaggataaagtttacccctcaattattcctgttaggtataacttactgattgtacagttatagagacctaacttgattttgcatttaataacggcagctagactgttggtggcgcaatattggaagaaggagatttgcctactattcaagaatggacattaaaagtaacaaacctagcagagaggctaaaatatcagcatatctcaaagaccactcaaatgagagatataaactggagtggagaagatggattgactatactcaaataatatgggactaagaaattccagatagtttatgactgaagaaacaaggaataatataatctgtttagagttagcctagcaaagaggagttaaagctcaaatgaaagatgaaactaacccttttttaaaaagtttatcttagaatatctttgttaaagatttttaccctgtattggttctgggaagtcgggggggggggggcgtggtaGGTTGGGGGGAGTTGGGTAGGGatggtagggggagggaggtaaatatttgtaaaagttttgttttcaaaattttcaataaaaaaaaaagaatgggctGTCTTAATGAACTctgcagaaaaggaaggaaaaacaggtCTGATGATCTATATTATGACGGTCACAACTGacgaccataatgggcaggctccattgggAGACTGTATAGAGCACCCAAAGTGGGTAAGAGACTTGAGGTTTTGCTCCGTGAAGGAGACGGTTTCTAAAccgataaataaaaataaagacaagatCAAAAGGAAGTGTGCTCAAACTCCATCGGTTTATGTGTGCATTGGTGGGGCCCATTTTGCATTTGAGATAACAGTTTTGCCCTCAGCAAGGATTATTTTGAGACATTTTGTGTTTCAGacattttgaaaaatgctttTCCATTGCCACAAGATAAAAATCAATAACCAAAccaagactattttttttaaaagatggtgaTTATAACCCACGAAGAGGACTTATCGTCTTCGTACCACATAGGAGGAGATGTTCACAACAAACCAGATCTCAAATGGTTGCCCTTTGTGGAAAAccatctcttttttcctttcttcttgctTCCAGTCTCCCTTTTCGTGTGAATTGCATACAATACAGTTCTGATCAAAACGGACATTGAAATGGAAAGCGATATCTGATCTGGACGTTTGGGATTTGCCACACTGAAAGTTAACCTGGAATCTGcagagagagcaagaaagagaaaTTTACAGttcaacaagagttggaagggacgttgtaggtcatctagtcgaggtggcgcagtggttagggtgcagtactgcaggccacttcagctgactgttatctgcagttcagcggttcaaatctcaccggctcaaggttgactcagccttccatccttccgaggtgggtgaaatgaggacccagactgtgggggcgatatgctgactctgtaaaccgcttagagagggctgaaagccctatgaagcggtatataagtctaactgctattgctattgctagtccaacccctcgcCCATCTGGATGAGGACCATGCGGTATTAAGGTAAATTGAAGAAAGATGGACCTGGCAAACTACTTACAAACCTAGTCTTTTCTCTGGCCTGCATACTCTCGGATCCTCCCTGGAAGGCAGCTCTTCCTCTTTTTCACTGACCTGCAAACTGTCCCCAGCTGAAGCCCCCCATAAATCTCTTTTGGCTGGCAGTTCAGAGTCATTAATTAACCCAGTTCCTGATGTATCAGGAATGAGCTCATCCTCCAGCCAGCCAACCTCCGAGGAAGAGGAGTCAGAGAAGTTGTCCAAGGGAGACATCACAGAGTCATGGTTCCCCAACCCGGTTGTACAATATGAATGTGTTGGGAACGGGTCTGTTTAAGAAGTGTTTGTATCATAAAGCAACATGAGttaaggtgttgtggcccaccagtggccagcagagctggcagccgagtcggacagtgaggaggttggggagcagcatgggccagtcctggaggctggggaagcctcggacgagggctctgcgtcggaggcagagatggggctaagatcgtctggcagttctcagccgccttcagagctagacagcagtgaggcagaggaacagctggagcctgttcccagtgtgcacatgcacagagctgccagaagaacaactaagaaatcagggtcgatttgggagtaaagccacaggcggacggtgaatggcccctcccataggaaataaaagagaagcaaaaggagaGTGGGCTTTCATTCGTTTCCGGAGTGTGTAGATCTGTCCGTGaaactcagagactctgtgccaagtctttccttgcacagcaccgtgtttggaaaatatttacacggcagctttccaagctagatatggtctgtagtcataaa
Encoded proteins:
- the LOC116506924 gene encoding galectin-9-like, translating into MALQSPYLKPIIPFSGPIYGGLKNGMTVLVSGSVWKSCARFQVNFQCGKSQTSRSDIAFHFNVRFDQNCIVCNSHEKGDWKQEERKKEMVFHKGQPFEIWFVVNISSYVVRRR
- the LOC116507794 gene encoding galectin-9-like; this translates as MTSCSLLFGPVFVDGNLFLEFKHRIPLSRVDTIGISGELDVVSISFQGLNPSAYHIVQCFQPQLYSLPYQATIIGGFCPSKPIIVSGSVFPSAQRFHINLKAENDTAFHLNPRFDQNVIVRNSKLNMSWGSEERDLPFGMPLMRGQPFIIWIQCEEHCFKVAVNGQHQFDYKHRICNLLQINLLEVDGDVKLTNIQA